TTAGCTGGATCTGCGGACGATCGCTAGTCTCTTGCAATCGATGTTGCAAAATCACCAAGGTACTATCAATCCCTTCATGAATATCTACCGCTTTCACTTCTGCTTCATCCAAGCGCGAGAAGTTCCGCAGCGATAACACAATAGTACTGATCCGCTCAGTACCAATTTTCATAGAATCAAGAATGTTGGTCAGGTCTTCTTGCAAAAAGTCCAGTTCGAGTTGATCTAATTCTGTGTGCAGGACTTGAGGTAGATTGGGATAGTGCTGTTGGTAAAGTTGTAATGCTCTAAATAAGTCTTGAATATACTCAGAAAGATGAGCCAAGTTGCCATAAATGAAATTAACCGGGTTATTGATTTCATGGGCAACTCCTGCCACCATCTGTCCCAATGCAGACATTTTTTCACTCTGAATCATCTGCAATTGAGTCCGTTTGAGTGTTTGTAAGGCTTGCTTTAGAGTCGTATTTTTTTCATTCAATTCTTCAGTTCTTTCCTGGACTCGAACTTCCAGAGTTTCATTAGTTCTAGCTAATTCGGCAAAAGCTAAACGCAGCTTGGTTTCTGCTTGTGTTCGTTCTGCGATCGTTGCTGTCAGCACGAGAATGGTGAGTGTAATCACGCCAATAAACGATTGCAGCTGCATCAAAGATTGGTTGAGATCCTCACTTACAAAACCACCTTTGCCATTGACGGTTGCGATGATTGCGATCGCTGCCACAATAAAAGTTAACAGCGTTGCCCCTGGTTGTCCCAGTCGAAAGGCAGACCAGATCAACGTCGGAATCAACATATATTCCAGGTGATATCCTTTACCAAAAGCAACTTTGGTGATGAGAATGACCAACCCCATCAGGATAAGTGACTCTACAATTAACCAGAATCTTAAATGGCTTGATTTTGCTGGGGATTGTTGAAGATGAGGGAGATTTTCAGAATCCTCTGAGGATAACCATTGCCAGATTGGATATCGATTTTTTTGAATGAATTGCCCCCAACTAAGCAAAATTGGGGTGACGATAAAAATTCCCGAAACATTAGAAATCCACCAGGTTAACCAGACTGTCCCATAAGCTGGCCAAGGAACTTTACTACTTAACGCCAAGCAAGCCACTCCTACAGTTGCATTGATCGTCGGCCCCACCATACCGGTTAAGATCAAAAATTTGAATACGTCGGGAACACGTTCTAAGGGATGGTGAAGGTTGGTAGTTTTCCGCAGCAGGAAACTACCCAAGAGAGTCCCTAGAGTTGTGCCGATCGCAATTCCCAAAACTGGCAGCGTAGAAATCACCAAAGATAAGAAACTTGTAGGATCTCGGAATGCCCAGAAGTTGGCGAGAAATGAACCAAGCAAAACACCGTACCCGATCCAGCTACCAAACAACAGAACAGCCCCGGCAGCAATTCCATCCGGCGGCCAAACTGGAGTCACATTCTGAGGTGTAGAGGCAACATGCCGCGAAATTTCAGCCATTCCATAGTAGGCGATCGCCAAAACAACGCTGCCTCCAATTTGCCATAGCCGATAAGGGAATATAGAGGATTTTTGTTGAATCATCTGTTTAGTGGCTGCTTGATATCAACGTTGCTTATCTTTACATAGAGTGCCCTTTTCACTTAAGGTTGCAACAGCAAGCAGGCATAAAAGTGGTTTAAAAATAACTGGCTGTTAACCGTGGTGGAAAAGCTGTCCGCAGTCTCCTAGATTAGAGATAATGTTTCTATCATCACTAATTCTCTATCATCTATGACTCAAGCCATACCCAAGCTAGTAACCTTTGAGGAATTTGTCGATTGGCTACCCGAAAATCGACGAATACGCTACGAACTACATAAGGGAGAAATTGTTGAGATGGCGCAACCAGTAGGTGAACACGAGGAAGTTAAAGGATTTTTGACAATGAAACTTAGTGCTTCAATTGACCGATTAAACCTCCCTTACGTTATCCCCAACCAAGCTATTGTTAGACCTCCTGAAAAAGATTCTGGTTACTTTCCAGATGTGTTGGTGCTAAACCGTGCAAATCTAGAAAACGAAAAATTATGGAAAAAACAATCTACCGTTAGCTTGGGTGCATCCATACCTTTGGCAATTGAGGTTGTATCAACTAACTGGCGAGACGATTACTATTTAAAATATGCTGATTATGAAGAGATGGGTATTCTAGAATATTGGATTGTGGATTATGCAGCCTTGGGTGGGCGTAATTTTATCGGTAATCCCAAACAACCGACAATCTCTGTCTGTAATTTAGTTGATGGGGAATATCAGATCAGTAAATTTCGAGAAAGCGATAGCATTGTTTCTCAAACTTTCCCCGAATTGAATCTCACCCCAAACTAGATTTTTCAAGCTGGTTTAAATTCGTAATTCATAATTCCCGAATACTGATCGATCTCTAGTAAATTCCCCCCATTTCTGGAGGGAATATGTTGTCATCAAACTAACTAGATACTGAATTAGCCGTTTCCGAAGCCTTCTCGGCTGGTGGAAAGCCACCCATACGAATTTCAGAAGTGAAAGAAGTGATACTAAATCCACCAAAACTCTTGAGGACATTTACCCGCATTCGTAAATTAGGGCTAGCAAACCACAAGCGTTCCTCTGACGATATATTTTCATCTTCTGTACTTAGAATCAAAGCACCGTCGCTGTCAATTTTATAACGTCCGGCAACTGGAGTTTTATTGGCATCAACTATTTCTCGCAGTAACTTACCTTGGGTGGGATTATCCGCATCAGGTACGGAAACTAACACAGTTGAACCACTATGTTTTACTTGATCCTTTTCCGTTGTGCCATTCCAGGTAATTTTGGTAGCACAGGAAGCAGAACTGGGATTAATTTTATACTTTTGACACAGTTTGATCGCTTCTGGATGATCTAATGCCAGCGTCTCAATGATGATGTCTGACTTGCTATGTTCCGATTGGTTAAAAGCCAAATGTTGACTAGTACGATGAGAAAACCATTTACCAGCGCTTAACTGAAAAAACTCTTCAATATTCATGAATGAAATTACCCTGCATCAAAATGCTAAAATTCCCACTTAATTATTATTAAAAGGTAGCAGGAGGTTTTAATATTAAGCTTGATTGCCTATTTCCTCAAGCTTTTTGAGGCCAATTCTGGCTGCCTCAGCAACGTTGAAATGATTGTCTTTTTCTAGGTATTTTAAAGCTGAGACACTTTTGGAAGTAGGAAGATTGCCCAAAGCTTCTGCCAAACGCTGCCTGACTAACCAATCATCTGATTGGGCGAAACGCAGGATCTTATCTACAGACTCGATGTCTTTAATTTCTCCCAGTGCAGAGATTGCAGCTTGCTGCAACACTACTTCTTTACTATCTAATGCCTGAAGAAGAATTTGACGGGCACGAGGGTCTTTAATATTACCTAGAGAAACAGCCGCACTGAAGCGTACTAGCCAATCAGTATCTTCATAGAATGCCCGCGATAGCGCCTCAAAGGCTCTAGCATCACCTAAATATCCTAAAGCACCGGCAGCATCGGCACGCATACCATAATCTGGGTCATTTTCGAGAATTTTTACCAAAATTGAATAACATTCTGGTGTCGGCTTGATTCCAAGGGCAAATATTGCCATCGATCGCAGTTGCAAAGATTCGTCATCGAGTACCTTTTTAATCAAAGGAACTGCATCTTCAGGGGGAACATTACGCAGATTAGCAAGGGCTACCATGCGATCGCGTAAATTCGGACTTTCTAACTGAGTAGAAATTTCTTGTAAGCTTAGAGCTGCCATTTAGTTCAAAGCGTTTTCTTTACTTATCTTAATTTACCCGATCCGTTCATCAGGCTGTCGCCTAGTGAAGTAGGAGTTTAGCTACTTGACAAAATACCTCGATTATGAATGAATTGGGGACTGGGGATTCAGATCCAAACCAAATCTTAAAAAAATTTCTTCTCAGTACCCACTACTTGACACATATCACCCAAGCATTGGATAAAGCGATCGCACCTGACAAAATTACACCATGTCACAATTAGTTGAAACTGCCCGACAAAGACGTTAATCTCCCACAGCTAATTGTTACTGCGTAGGCGTAGCCCGTCGTAGACATCGCAAAAAATATTTCTAAATAATTGTAATAATATTTAACATAGTCTAGGTTGTGTAATTTAGATTAACTATCGCAAAGAAATTATCTCAGAGTGAGTAGAATGACAAATACAACGAGGCAAGTCTTTTACGGATTAGTTACCCTAGAACTGTAGACTACGTTTTCAGTCTTGAGTTACTTCTGTATTTTGCCTCTGAGGCATACGAATCTAGACCACACTAAATCCTTCATTAAGAGCTCCTACAAATCATAATGTCTGTGATTGAGAAGAAAAGAACTCGCGATCTGCCCCAAATTAATGAACGAATTCGCTTCCCAAAAATTCGGGTCATTGACACTGACGGTGCCCAGTTGGGAATTATGCCCCCACAGGAAGCAATACATCTAGCCGAAGAAAAAGAGCTAGATTTGGTGCTAATCAGCGATAAAGCTGACCCGCCGGTTTGTCGAATTATGGACTATGGCAAATACAAGTTTGAGCAGGAGAAAAAGGCACGGGAAGCCCGGAAAAAGCAACACACCGCTGATGTCAAAGAAGTTAAGATGCGCTACAAAATAGAAGAACACGACTACAACGTGCGTGTTAAACAAGCAGAGCGCTTTTTGAAAGATGGCGATAAAGTCAAAGCGACTGTGATGTTCCGGGGTCGAGAAATTCAACACAGCGACCTAGCAGAAGATTTGCTCAAGCGAATGGCAACTGATTTGGAGCCTTTTGGTGAACTTCAACAAGCGCCAAAAAAAGAAGGGCGAAACATGATGATGCTCATCTCGCCCAAAAAATAATTTTCTAACTGTTTAATAGACCAAGTTTGGAAATCCCCTGACTGTATAGCCAGGGGATTTTGTCATTTTTTGTTTGGGGAACTCCAAGAAATAAATTATCCAATATTGTGGGGTGGGCAACATGAGCGCCCAGTCCACAAGGCTCTTGTGTCGCCCACCCCACAAGAGTTAATTGAGGAATTCCCTAAGCTGAAACTCCTTTAAAACCTCGTTTCCAGCCTCCGGCTGGAAATGCAACTCAAAAGCGGCTCTGCCGCCAGTAAAGAGAGGCGGAGCCTCAAAGACAAGCATTCCCAGTCGGAGACTGGGAACGAGTTAACGAGTTAATTGTAGAGACGGCGATTTATCGCGTCTTTAGCGATTTAAAATTTTCATTAAAAAACCTTAACCGAACCGTATCGGGTTTTGTTCCTCAACCTAACCTACCCAGGAGTGCTTTTTTAGGAAAAACCTACGCAGTATGAAGGGAGCTAAAACAATTTAAATTTATCTCAAATCGATAGTCCTGAAGGCTGAGTGGGAAACATAATACTCAGTCGCTCAGGACTTTTGCTATTTCCAGGAGAGGGGGTAGAAATCAATTCAAAATGACGCTCGCGGACTCGCTAACGCTGCGCTAGCAAAATTCAAAGACTCCTGCCCCTTACGGTTGAGCTATTCTGCCTCCTGAAACGGTGATACTACCAGAAACTAAAACTGCATGGAACTGAAAAATTACTGGTTGGCTGCAAATAAAAGTGTTCTAACACGATTACTACAGTGGGTGAATCTCCGGCCAGAGGAGAGCGAACGAACTCAGCTAATGTTTCTTTTTTACACAACTGTATGTGTAGGACTGCGGTGGGCAGAGGACAGTACGGTGGCGCTGTTTTTGGATGAGTATGGGACTCATCTGCTGCCGTGGATGTATATTGCTAGTGCCGCAATGAGTGCTGGGCTGGTTTTTTTATACTCTTGTCTGCAAAAGATGTTTCCCTTACGTCGGGTGATTGTGGCGATCGCACCCTGTATGTTAGTGCCATTAGTTTTATTAATTGTATTACGTTGGGGGTCTCATTTTTCCTACCTGGCAGTTATTTCTGTATTTCTGCTGCGGCTGTGGGTAGATGCACTTTATGTAGTTAACGACCTCAACATCTCCATTGTCGCCAACCAACTATTTAACATTCGGGAGATTAAGCGCACTTATCCATTGGTGAGTAGTGGTCTGTTGGTCGCAGATGTAATTAGTGGCTTTAGTTTGCCTTGGCTAGTACAATACACTACCCTAAATAGGATTGTCCTCATCTCCTGTGTAGTAATTTTATTCGGATCGGGGATTTTATTCTATTTAACTCATCACTATCGAGCAGCTTTTCCTGAAACCCCACAAAGACTAATTCCTGAAGAACAAGCTTCACGTCAGCGTTTCATTAAAAGTCCACTGAAACGGTATGTCTGGCAGTTGTTTGCCTTTGTTGGTCTGTTGCAAGTCATTGGATTGTTAATAGACTTTCAGTATTTGCGTGAACTCCAATCCAATTTGGACGACCGAGAACTCGCCAGTTTTTTGGGTCTGTTTGGTGGGATGTTGGGACTGTGTGAGTTGTTGTTGCAATGGTTTATTTCCAGCCGACTCATCGAACGAATGGGGGTATTTTTCACTGCTACGCTTTTACCAATTACCGTTGGTTTTTCACTACCAGGTGTGCTGATATTGCTGCATTTAATTCCAGCTATCCAATCGCAAAGCTTTTTTTGGGGTTTGGTAATTGTTAAATTCTTTGATGAACTTCTGCGCTACACCTTTGTGATGAGTAGTGGTCCCATCCTGTACCAACCGATTCCAGAGGGAATACGCAGCCGGATGCAGACTTTATCTGGTGGAACCGCCGAAGCGATCGCCACAGGTTTGACAGGTGCGCTAATTTTTGCAACTCTATTATTTTGTGGACGCTTTGTACCCGTATCACTGCAAAAATGGGTGTTGGTAGCAGAAACAATGCTAATTGCGGGCACTTGTTTAACAGTAGTTTGGGAATTGCGATCGCGCTACGTTGAACTGTTAGTCTTGAGTGTGGCGCGGGGTCAGTTAAGTGCCACCAATATGGGCTTACGATTCTTCAAGCAGGGAGTAATCAAAGCTTTGGCAGAAAAAGGCAGTGAGGCTGATAAACGCTCTTGCATTGAACTTTTAGCCCAAATGGACTCCCTTGGATCTGCCGAAATTTTAGCACCTTTATTAGTCAAGTTAACCCCAGATTTGCAACGCCAAAGTTTGGAGGTGATGCTGATGGGAGGTGCAAATCCGGCTTATCTAGCCGACATTCGTCCTTTATTAGAACAAACCCAAGAAACTAGTCCCGAAGTTTTTGCCTTAGCGCTACGCTACGTTTGGCTGGCTGAACCAAATCCCAATTTAGGCCTCCTAGAAGAATACCTGAACCCCCGGCAAAACTCACTCATCCGCGCTACCGCCGCCGCTTTAGTTTTACGCCAGGGAACGGCTATGCAAAAGGTAGTTGCTACCCAAACCATGCGCCGGATGCTGACTCATAAGCAAGAACGCGAACGGATAAATGGAGTTAGAGCGCTGAGAGAAGCAGTTTATTTGCAGGCGTTGCGGATTCACATCCCGAATTTATTACAAGATGAGTCATTACGAGTGCGCTGTGCCGTTTTGGAAATGATTGCAGCAACTCATTTAGAAGAGTACTATTCGGCACTGATTGCAGCACTTTATTACAAATCAACCCGCAGTACAGCAATGTCAGCCTTAACGCGACTAGAAAATGAAGCTTTAGAAATGCTGTTGCGGTTAGCTACGAATATTTACAAACCAGAAGTAGTGCGGATGTATGCTTGGCGCACCATTGCTCAAGTCGGCACTCAAGAAGCTTTGGATACTTTATGGGAAAACTTGGAGATATCCTGGGGTACTACAAGGGATCATATTCTTCGCAGCTTACTAAAAATACACAAACAACCAGGAATTAAAGGTTTAGTAGATCGATTTTATGAAAGTCGGGTAGAGAATTTAATTAAGCAGGAATTAAAATTTTTAGGTGAAATTTACGCCGCATACATTGACTTCCAAGCAGTAGACCAAAAAGAAAATTATCAATCTGGTGAGAGGATTGTGATTGTCTCTGAGTTACTGCAACGCGCCCTTTTAGAATTGGAATTGGATGTTAAAGAGCGGGTGCTACTGTTATTGAGACTGCTTTACTCGCCAGAAAAGATGCAGGCAGCATCCTTCAATCTGCGATCGCCCTCAGTGGTAAACTTAGCGCGGGGCTTAGAAATCTTAGAGCATACGGTAACTTTGTCTTCAAAGTCTTTATTGCTGAATATTTTAGATAACCGACCCCAGTCAGAAAAATTGCAACATCTGATCGAAGCCAAGGTTGTCGAATATGAGAATATGGTAGTTAGCGATCGCCTCCACAGATTGCTGATGTTGGGTAATTTCCTGTCTGACTGGTGTCTAGCTTGCTGTTTTCATTATGCTCAAGTTACCCGCATCCGATTGACCAGTTCTGAGATTTTAGTCAGTTTACGTCATCCAACCGGCTTTGTTAGAGAAGCTGCGATCGCATACTTAAATATGGTTTCACATCGCGTTCTCTTGCAAATCCTCCCCCAGTTACAGAAAGATACACATCCTTTGGTAGCCACTCAAGTTAAAGAGTTGCTCGAAAAATACCAATTCAAAAATTACAATTTTAAAGGACTGGACAATCAGAGAAACTAAGAATTTAGAATTCAGAATTCAGAATTCAGAATAGTTAAAGAATCAGGATAACAGTCATTGAGCATAGAGCATTGGTAAGTCTAAACAAATAATAAATGATCAATGACCAATAGACATCTCCAGAAATTAAATAGGCGTTACCCAGAAACCTTGTAGAGACGTAGCACTGCTACGTCTCTACATTCTTTTTCGGAGATGTATAATGACCAATGACAAATGACTCATTCATTTATTAGTTGCAAGTTTAGCAAGTACCCCACTGTACAATGCTATAAATTTTGATTCTTCTAGAGAGGAATCGCTGTTATTCCAAGTAGCAACCACACAGTAATTTTTGCCATTCTTCCCTTGCAACCAAGTTGTCATATTAAGAACACCAGGCTCAGAGCCACCTTTAAATGCTACTCTTTGCCAATTTTTAGAATTGGCTATACCAGGATTAATGGTCATGAGAGGTAAATCAGCAACCTGTTCCATTAATCCACAAAGTTCCTCAGCGGTAAAAAACCATTCGACATCAAGAGCAACTGGATTAGCTCTGCCAAATTCATTTACATCAGGAAGCGGCTTTTGAGAGAGTTCTTTCAGGATTATACGACGTTGGGCTTCGTTGCTTGTGCGATAACGCTTGAGAAAGTTTTCATTTCGAGAACTTTTCAAAGTAAACAATTCACGGGTAGTTAAGAAAGGACGATTACGGGGTGACACTAACTCAATAGATTGTCGTCCTAGCAGATTAATTAATATATCTGTTGCCGTATTGTCACTCAAAGAAATCATTAAAGCTGCAAGAGTTTGGATTGTCAGAGATGTCTCATCTGGCCATGTTTGTAAAATTCCAGATGGTAAACTTTTCCAACTAGATTGCAGTTTTACTACATCTTTCCAGGTTCGCTTACCAGAGGCAATTTCTGATTTTAGTGCCTTGAGTACTGATAGTTTAAAGGCTGAACCAACTGCCAGAGGTGTTTTGGTATTTAATGCAGCTTTTATTGTTTTGTCTTCTTGAACTAGAAAACTGACTTTACCAGGTAATGCTTGAAATTTAGTAATTACTTCTTCTAAACTCCCAAATTGGGCTTGCGGTGATTCAAACAGCAATCCTGAAATTTGTCCTTTGTTATTTAGAACTATTTTAGTTGGTACTGAAGCTTGACTAAAAACAACTAAATAATCTTGTGCATTATTTTGCACACCTTGATAGGTTCCCAGTTTCTTTTTTAACTCGTCAATAATTTGCCGCGACTGTACTATGGGAAATTGAGCTAAAAATTCCGACGCAAACCATTCACTCTGTATTTCTTTGCTAGTAAATAATCTTTCTAAAGCTGCTTTGGGAGAGATTGATGCCGTTTGGGTTGTCACCTGAGCCAAAGGTAGTATTTGAGGTTTCATCTCTGCTAATACCATCTGAGAAAACACGAGATTCGTTGTTAGTAAACTAGTCGATATAAAACTGATGTAATATTGATGCATGATAAATTTTTACCCTCCTGATAATAGAATAAATTTTATTTCTTTAAGGTTATAAGTTCACATAATTAAAAATATAGATTAACAAAAATTCACGTTGGATAAGAACGTTAAATTATTTGTGAGAAACAAAATTCCCAACTCATCAAAGAAGTCGGGGAACTGTGGCTTTCAATGCTCATAAATCAAATACGCTTGGTATATCTGTTGTGCCAACTTCACAGACAACACAGTTTTACTAATTCCTTTCTCACAAGCTATGGCTTCATTCCTTGTTAGCCTAGAGAGTGAAGTGAAGGAGTATTAAAAATATTCATGTACGTATTAATTGGTGGAGCAGGCTTAGTGGGCTTAAGTTTGGCGCAAAAGCTGGTAGAACTAGGACATACTGTTGCTGTAATTGATATTGATCCTATCGCTTGCCGTTACGCCCGTGAACAAGTGGGAGCAATGGCTTTTGAAGGCAGTGCTGTGAGTACAGAAGTATTGTTAGAAGCTGGGATTCGCAAAGCTGGTTCCTTGGCGGCGGTTCTGAGAAGTGATGCCTTAAACTTGGCAATGGTAACTCTTGCTAAACACTACGGTGTAACCCATATTTTAAGCCGGATGCGCCACCCCGATTTTGCCGAACCGTTGCGGATAGCTGGAGCTAACCACGTTATCAGTACTGTTGAACTATCAGTCTCAACAATGGTGAATGCCATTGAGTATCCGCAAGTGGAATCAATGATGCATTTTGAGCAGGGACAGATTGAGGTTCTGAAGCTTTCCATCCCCAACAATTGCTATGTTGCTGGCCGTAGCGTTGCAGAAATTGCTCAGGATTCACAATTTCCTAGTGGTTCGTTAATTATAGGCTATCAATCCCATCCCCACGAAGACTTGATAATTCCTAACGGTAGTACAATACTGGAACCTCATTCAACTGTGCTGATTGTGACTAAACCAAAAT
This Nostoc sp. C052 DNA region includes the following protein-coding sequences:
- a CDS encoding MASE1 domain-containing protein gives rise to the protein MIQQKSSIFPYRLWQIGGSVVLAIAYYGMAEISRHVASTPQNVTPVWPPDGIAAGAVLLFGSWIGYGVLLGSFLANFWAFRDPTSFLSLVISTLPVLGIAIGTTLGTLLGSFLLRKTTNLHHPLERVPDVFKFLILTGMVGPTINATVGVACLALSSKVPWPAYGTVWLTWWISNVSGIFIVTPILLSWGQFIQKNRYPIWQWLSSEDSENLPHLQQSPAKSSHLRFWLIVESLILMGLVILITKVAFGKGYHLEYMLIPTLIWSAFRLGQPGATLLTFIVAAIAIIATVNGKGGFVSEDLNQSLMQLQSFIGVITLTILVLTATIAERTQAETKLRLAFAELARTNETLEVRVQERTEELNEKNTTLKQALQTLKRTQLQMIQSEKMSALGQMVAGVAHEINNPVNFIYGNLAHLSEYIQDLFRALQLYQQHYPNLPQVLHTELDQLELDFLQEDLTNILDSMKIGTERISTIVLSLRNFSRLDEAEVKAVDIHEGIDSTLVILQHRLQETSDRPQIQLIKEYGQLPLIECNASSLNQVFMNLLNNAVDGLEESNQGRSFPDILANPNTIWIQTRQIDTNQVKIIISDNGIGIPKEIRSKLFDPFFTTKPVGKGTGLGLFMSYQIVTQKHSGNLWCESTVGKGTKFVIEIPIKAQRIA
- a CDS encoding Uma2 family endonuclease, whose translation is MTQAIPKLVTFEEFVDWLPENRRIRYELHKGEIVEMAQPVGEHEEVKGFLTMKLSASIDRLNLPYVIPNQAIVRPPEKDSGYFPDVLVLNRANLENEKLWKKQSTVSLGASIPLAIEVVSTNWRDDYYLKYADYEEMGILEYWIVDYAALGGRNFIGNPKQPTISVCNLVDGEYQISKFRESDSIVSQTFPELNLTPN
- a CDS encoding phycobiliprotein lyase, which gives rise to MNIEEFFQLSAGKWFSHRTSQHLAFNQSEHSKSDIIIETLALDHPEAIKLCQKYKINPSSASCATKITWNGTTEKDQVKHSGSTVLVSVPDADNPTQGKLLREIVDANKTPVAGRYKIDSDGALILSTEDENISSEERLWFASPNLRMRVNVLKSFGGFSITSFTSEIRMGGFPPAEKASETANSVSS
- a CDS encoding HEAT repeat domain-containing protein, yielding MAALSLQEISTQLESPNLRDRMVALANLRNVPPEDAVPLIKKVLDDESLQLRSMAIFALGIKPTPECYSILVKILENDPDYGMRADAAGALGYLGDARAFEALSRAFYEDTDWLVRFSAAVSLGNIKDPRARQILLQALDSKEVVLQQAAISALGEIKDIESVDKILRFAQSDDWLVRQRLAEALGNLPTSKSVSALKYLEKDNHFNVAEAARIGLKKLEEIGNQA
- the infC gene encoding translation initiation factor IF-3, coding for MSVIEKKRTRDLPQINERIRFPKIRVIDTDGAQLGIMPPQEAIHLAEEKELDLVLISDKADPPVCRIMDYGKYKFEQEKKAREARKKQHTADVKEVKMRYKIEEHDYNVRVKQAERFLKDGDKVKATVMFRGREIQHSDLAEDLLKRMATDLEPFGELQQAPKKEGRNMMMLISPKK
- a CDS encoding MFS transporter, yielding MELKNYWLAANKSVLTRLLQWVNLRPEESERTQLMFLFYTTVCVGLRWAEDSTVALFLDEYGTHLLPWMYIASAAMSAGLVFLYSCLQKMFPLRRVIVAIAPCMLVPLVLLIVLRWGSHFSYLAVISVFLLRLWVDALYVVNDLNISIVANQLFNIREIKRTYPLVSSGLLVADVISGFSLPWLVQYTTLNRIVLISCVVILFGSGILFYLTHHYRAAFPETPQRLIPEEQASRQRFIKSPLKRYVWQLFAFVGLLQVIGLLIDFQYLRELQSNLDDRELASFLGLFGGMLGLCELLLQWFISSRLIERMGVFFTATLLPITVGFSLPGVLILLHLIPAIQSQSFFWGLVIVKFFDELLRYTFVMSSGPILYQPIPEGIRSRMQTLSGGTAEAIATGLTGALIFATLLFCGRFVPVSLQKWVLVAETMLIAGTCLTVVWELRSRYVELLVLSVARGQLSATNMGLRFFKQGVIKALAEKGSEADKRSCIELLAQMDSLGSAEILAPLLVKLTPDLQRQSLEVMLMGGANPAYLADIRPLLEQTQETSPEVFALALRYVWLAEPNPNLGLLEEYLNPRQNSLIRATAAALVLRQGTAMQKVVATQTMRRMLTHKQERERINGVRALREAVYLQALRIHIPNLLQDESLRVRCAVLEMIAATHLEEYYSALIAALYYKSTRSTAMSALTRLENEALEMLLRLATNIYKPEVVRMYAWRTIAQVGTQEALDTLWENLEISWGTTRDHILRSLLKIHKQPGIKGLVDRFYESRVENLIKQELKFLGEIYAAYIDFQAVDQKENYQSGERIVIVSELLQRALLELELDVKERVLLLLRLLYSPEKMQAASFNLRSPSVVNLARGLEILEHTVTLSSKSLLLNILDNRPQSEKLQHLIEAKVVEYENMVVSDRLHRLLMLGNFLSDWCLACCFHYAQVTRIRLTSSEILVSLRHPTGFVREAAIAYLNMVSHRVLLQILPQLQKDTHPLVATQVKELLEKYQFKNYNFKGLDNQRN
- a CDS encoding class A beta-lactamase-related serine hydrolase, with the translated sequence MKPQILPLAQVTTQTASISPKAALERLFTSKEIQSEWFASEFLAQFPIVQSRQIIDELKKKLGTYQGVQNNAQDYLVVFSQASVPTKIVLNNKGQISGLLFESPQAQFGSLEEVITKFQALPGKVSFLVQEDKTIKAALNTKTPLAVGSAFKLSVLKALKSEIASGKRTWKDVVKLQSSWKSLPSGILQTWPDETSLTIQTLAALMISLSDNTATDILINLLGRQSIELVSPRNRPFLTTRELFTLKSSRNENFLKRYRTSNEAQRRIILKELSQKPLPDVNEFGRANPVALDVEWFFTAEELCGLMEQVADLPLMTINPGIANSKNWQRVAFKGGSEPGVLNMTTWLQGKNGKNYCVVATWNNSDSSLEESKFIALYSGVLAKLATNK
- a CDS encoding TrkA family potassium uptake protein: MYVLIGGAGLVGLSLAQKLVELGHTVAVIDIDPIACRYAREQVGAMAFEGSAVSTEVLLEAGIRKAGSLAAVLRSDALNLAMVTLAKHYGVTHILSRMRHPDFAEPLRIAGANHVISTVELSVSTMVNAIEYPQVESMMHFEQGQIEVLKLSIPNNCYVAGRSVAEIAQDSQFPSGSLIIGYQSHPHEDLIIPNGSTILEPHSTVLIVTKPKCLHQVIDFIEQRC